From the Candidatus Pelagibacter sp. IMCC9063 genome, the window GTTAAAGCTAAAGGAGATCTGCACATTGATTTGCATCATACAACTGAAGATACAGGAATTGCAATTGGAGAAGCTTTATTAAAAGCCTTGGGAGAAAAAAAAGGAATTAAGCGATATTCACATGCCCTTATTCCAATGGATGAAACATTGAGCAGAGTAGCTTTGGATATTTCAGGTCGTCCATATTTAGTTTGGAATGTAAAACTAAAAGTTGAAAAACTTGGAGAAATGGACACGGAGTTATTTAAAGAATGGTTTCAAGGATTTGCACAAGCAGCAGGTATTACCTTGCATATTGAAAATATTTACGGAGACAACAGTCATCACATTATCGAGTCATGCTACAAAGGTTTGGCAAAAGCTTTGCGAAGTGCCTTAGAGATAGATCCTCGACAAAAAAATTCTATCCCTTCCACTAAGGGCACAATTTAATTTTTAAATGATCATATCCATCTTTGATTATGGATCTGGCAATATCAAGTCAGTTTCAAAAGCTGTAGAATCAGCCGCTAATAATTTACAAAAAAATGTTTCCGTTCAGGTTATTCATGATCCCAAAAAAATTAAAGAGGCAGACAAAATTATTTTACCGGGACAAGGTTCGTTTAAGCAATGTGCACAACATTTACGAGGCATTCCTGGAGTTGTAGATGAGCTCAATGACTTTGTGTTAAATAAGAAAAAAAATATCTTTGGTATTTGCGTGGGCATGCAATTATTTGCAGACTTTGGAGAAGAAGATGGAGGCTCTAAAGGCTTAGGATGGATACAAGGAGAGGTCAAAAAAATTAAAATTATTAATCCAGAATTAAAGCTTCCTCATATGGGATGGAATGAGATTGTTTTAAAAGAAACTAATCCTTTGTTTCAAAATTTAAGTGAGGACAAGCATTTTTATTTTGTTCATAGTTATGAATTTATTGCACAAGATCAAATTAATGTTGCAGCATCTACATTTTATCAGGACGAGATAACAGTAGCTATTTTTAAGGATAATATTTTTGGGACTCAGTTTCATCCAGAAAAAAGCCAAAAAAATGGGATCCAAATATTAGAAAATTTTATAAGTTGGTAATATTATGATTATTTATCCAGCCATCGATCTTAAAAATCAGAAGTGTGTAAGGCTTTATAAGGGAGACTTTTCCAAGGAAGAAATTTTTAATGATTCTCCATTAGACCAAGCACAACAATTTGAGAAACTAGGCTTTCAGAATTTACACATTGTAGATCTGGATAGAACATTAAGCTCCAACAACACAAACTTAAATTCTATAAAAGAAATTGCGAAAAACACTTCTTTAAAAATCCAAGTGGGGGGTGGATTAAGAACTTTAGAAAACATCGAAGAGGTTTTAAGGTTGGGTGTTGAAAATGTTGTTATGGGTACTGCTGCAGTAGAAAATATCGATTTATTAAAAGAGGTTTCTATAAAATACCCCAATCAAATTTCAGTAGGGATAGATGTTAGAAAAGGATTTTTAGCTTTAAAAGGATGGACGGATCAAACGCAATTGTTAGCATTTGATTTTGTAGATCAGATTAAGGAATGTCCAATTAAAAGTATTATTTTTACCGATATTGATAAAGATGGAACAAAAGAAGGCGTAAATCTTGAGGAAACATTAAAGCTAGCGACTATAAGCAAAGTTCCAGTAATTGCTTCAGGGGGTGTTGCAAAAATAGAGGATGTGTTTGATATACAAAAAACCCAAAAGATTGGTGGAGTTATAATTGGCAAGGCTATTTACGACGGCTCTATTAATTTAGAAGAATTGGTTAAAGTTAAGTAGATGTTAAAAAAAAGAATTATTCCCTGTCTCGATGTAAAAAATGGAAGGGTGGTAAAAGGTATTAATTTTGTTAATTTAGTAGATGCTGGTAACCCGGTAGAGCAAGCAAAAATTTATAGCGACGGTGGAGCAGATGAGATTTGTTTTTTAGACATTACTGCTTCTAATGAGAATAGAGATATTTTATTAGACACAGTTCAAAAAACAGCAGAGCAATGTTTTGTTCCTTTAACGGTCGGAGGCGGAGTAAGATCAATTCAAGATATACGAAATCTTTTGATGGCAGGGGCTGATAAAGTTTCTATCAATACAGCAGCAATTAAAAATCCAAATCTTATTAAAGAAGCAGCTCTACAATTTGGCTCTCAATGCATAGTGGTTGCTATTGATGTCAAACATGTAGCATCCAATAAATGGGGTGTCTTTACTCATGGTGGAAGAGAACCAACAGAACTGGATGCCTTAGAGTTTGCCTTATTGGCGGAAAATAATGGTGCAGGTGAAATTTTACTTACCTCTATGGATAAAGATGGAACAAAGTCAGGATACGACTTGCAGCTAACAAAGAGCATGACAAACAGCTTAAAAATACCAGTAGTTGCCTCAGGAGGGGTTGGAACTTTAGAGCACATCAAGGACGGAATTGTTAAAGGAGGGGCAAGTGCTGTTCTGGCTGCATCCATTTTTCATTTTGGAGAATTTTCCATCTCTCAAGTAAAAGAATATTTAAACTCAGAGAATGTTCCTGTAAGAATATAAATATGTTTAAAACTTTAGAAGAATTAATAGAAATTATTCGTTCTAGAAAAAATGCAACTAAAGACAAATCTTATACGAACCAACTGCTTAACAACAAGACTCTAAGCAAAGAAAAAACAGAAGAAGAACTTCAAGAATTGCTGGAAGCGATTCAACTCAATAAAAATCAAACGCATGAAGCTGCAGATTTAATCTATCATTTATTGGTACTTCTAGAATGTAACGATATAAAAATCGAAGATGTCATGGATGAACTAAAAAAAAGACAACAACAGTCCGGGTTAGATGAAAAAGCAAGTCGTTAAATTATGAGTTATGATAGGAACAATATTTTTGCAAAAATATTAAGAAAAGAAATCCCTTGTGATAAAATTTATGAAAACGACCATGTGTTAGCATTTAAGGATATAAATCCTCAGGCCAAGATTCATGTGTTAGTCATTCCAAAAGGTGCTTATGTTAATATGGATGATTTTTCTCAAAATGCTAAGAACGATGAGATTGTAGCTCTTACAAGAGCTTTGGGAGAAGTTACAAAAATAGTTGGCCTGTCATCTTATTCTGAAGGAAAAGGTTATAGATACATAGGGAATAATGGACCAGATGGAGGACAAGAAGTTCCTCACTTACACTTTCACATTATAGGTGGTGAACCCCTTGGAAGAATGGTTTCTAAAAAGTAACCATGACTCAAAGAGTTCAAAGATATTTTTTAGAAATGAAGAATAAAAAAGATTTTAACCCAGCGGTGTGTGGAATTTTTAATTTAAAAATTTTAGAACAAGGAAAAGAAGACCCCCAGTTTTGTAAGTTTTTATACCAAAAAATAGGAGAAGATTTTCATTGGAAAGATAGGTTGGGTTGGAGCCTAGAAGAGTGGAAAAATTATTTAGATAGTAAAAAATTAAAATTTTACACAGCATATATCGGAGAAGAACCCGTTGGTTACTATGAATATCTTAACCATGAAGAGACTAAAGAAGTAGAAATTACTTACTTTGGAATTTTTAAAAATTATTATGGAAAAAAAGTAGGGGGTTATTTATTAAGCCATGCTTTAGAAACAGCATGGAAACATAGCCCCAAAAGAGTCTGGGTGCATACGTGTACTTTAGATCATCCTAACGCTTTGAGAAATTATATTGCAAGAGGGATGAATATTTTTAAGAAGGAAGCAGTCTCAGTTCCCGTCTAGATCAAAATTGGGAACCTCAAATTTCTCTTTAGTATTAACATTGGTCTGGCTATTTTTTATTATAAAGGAGGTTGGTTGCTGATCGTAGCCAGCTGTTTCCCACCCAGCTATATTGAAGGTGTCTTTATTTATAAACAATCGAACAGAACCAGCGTTTTCATTATTTTTAAATTCAATCACAAAATTATTATCTTTTATTGCGATCTTTCGAATCTGATTTATTTGTTTAATAATTTTTTTTTTATCTAATATGGTTGTAAAAACAGAGTTAGCCATACGGTAGTAATAAATTTTTTGATATTTTTTTTTATAACTATTAGCGTATTATTTTTTATAATAATTTCTTTTTGTTCATCACCTAAATATCTGCAAACTAATTTTTTGGTATAGGAGAGAAAACAAGAACCTTTTTCAATAAGCTCATTGTTAGTTTGAATAAAATCAAATTGGATATTGTTTATATCGTCAAATCTACTTGCAATTTTTTGAATAATTTCTTTGTTGCTTTCTGCTTTAGCTGAGATGGATATTACAAAAAAAAAATTAAGAGACTTATTTTTTTGAGCATTAAAAGGGAAGTATTTCTCTTTTACCAGCATGGTTTGCTGGACTAATTATTTTAGATTCTTCCATTTGGTCAATAATTCTTGCTGCACGGTTATATCCAATCTGCAACTTTCTTTGTAGATAGCTAGTTGAAGCTTTGCCTTCTGCTTTAATTAAATGTACCGCCTCATCAAATAAATCATCTTTATCATTTCTCCCCACTTGGTTTCCATTTTCATCGGTTACTTCTTGAATCTTTGTAACTTCATCCAAATAATCAGGAGCTCCTTGAGACCTTAAAAAAGTTGTAATTTTTTCGATTTCTTCATCTGATACAAAAGGACCATGAATTCTAATTACCCTGCTCGCTGAAGACATGAATAGCATATCTCCTTTCCCAAGGAGTAATTCAGCCCCCTGCTCTCCCAAAATAGTTCTACTGTCAATTTTAGAAGTAACTTGAAAAGAAATTCGTGTTGGAAAATTAGCTTTGATGGTACCTGTAATAACGTCGACACTGGGCCTCTGAGTGGCCATAACGATATGAATTCCAGCCGCCCTAGCCATTTGAGCCAAACGTTGAATGTAGTTTTCAATTTCTTTACCAGCGATCATCATCAAGTCTGCCATTTCATCTACAATTACGACAATATAAGGAATGACTCTTTTAGGATCCTCCCCCACTTTCTCATTATATCCAGATATATTACGTACCCCTTCTTCTGTCATTTTTCGGTACCTATTTTCCATTTCACCCACTACCCATTTTAATGCTGCAGTGGCTTTTTTGGGTTCTGTAATAACGGGTGATAACAAATGTGGAATACCCTGATAAATTGAGAGTTCTAACATCTTAGGGTCTATTAAAATAAGTTTGCAGTGTTCGGGTTTGTGTTTGTATAAAATAGAAAGTATCAGAGTATTAATACAAACTGATTTACCTGAGCCAGTCGTACCTGCTATTAACAAATGAGGCATACTCACCAGGTCTCCTACAATAGGATAACCAGAAATACTTTTTCCAAGAGTAATAGGAAGTCTAATGTTTTTATTTACGAATTCTTTGCTAGATAAAATTTCTTTTAAATAAACTGGTTCAATATTTTTATTAGGAATTTCTATTCCAATGGTATTTTTGCCTGGAACAGTTGCTACTCTAGTTGCAATAGAGCTGGTACTTCTAGCAATATCATCTGATAAATTTATAATTTTTGAAGTTTTAATTCCAGCGGCAGGTTCAAATTCATAAAGAGTTACTACTGGACCTGCACTGACTCTTTTAATTTTTCCCATAATTCCAAAGTCCAACAAGGTGTCCTCTAAAAATTTAGACTGCTTCTCGAAGCTATCGCTCAGTTCTGTATCTGACGTTGCATTATCCGGTTCTTTTAAAAAAGATATAGAAGGCATTTTATATTCAAAAGAATTTAACCTGGTACTTCCTTGCAACGGAAGGCTAGATTGAAATTCTTGGGATGTAGGCGGCTCTAAAGTTTCGGTTTCTATCTGAGTTTTAAAAGTTTCTATCTCTTGATCTTGACTGATAGATTGATGGTTTAATATTTTAGATTTTAAAAAAGCAAATGCTTTATAAATAGTTTTGAAGATAATTTTCCAGTTAGAAA encodes:
- a CDS encoding DNA translocase FtsK, with translation MKKILNFIKERTLEIAGLIAVIIGICLFYLVFNYTPNNPTLIFPDDKQIFWLFRYAVNFTDFILQAFGLMAFGIAINFCFLGVQVGMQKKVSTSISFLLITLYLIFGSLFFTINNDQSFWLSTNGNGGFLGSYLLKLMSSFSLNLDIVTYASAVLALIFFILSLGLSVSNWKIIFKTIYKAFAFLKSKILNHQSISQDQEIETFKTQIETETLEPPTSQEFQSSLPLQGSTRLNSFEYKMPSISFLKEPDNATSDTELSDSFEKQSKFLEDTLLDFGIMGKIKRVSAGPVVTLYEFEPAAGIKTSKIINLSDDIARSTSSIATRVATVPGKNTIGIEIPNKNIEPVYLKEILSSKEFVNKNIRLPITLGKSISGYPIVGDLVSMPHLLIAGTTGSGKSVCINTLILSILYKHKPEHCKLILIDPKMLELSIYQGIPHLLSPVITEPKKATAALKWVVGEMENRYRKMTEEGVRNISGYNEKVGEDPKRVIPYIVVIVDEMADLMMIAGKEIENYIQRLAQMARAAGIHIVMATQRPSVDVITGTIKANFPTRISFQVTSKIDSRTILGEQGAELLLGKGDMLFMSSASRVIRIHGPFVSDEEIEKITTFLRSQGAPDYLDEVTKIQEVTDENGNQVGRNDKDDLFDEAVHLIKAEGKASTSYLQRKLQIGYNRAARIIDQMEESKIISPANHAGKREILPF
- the hisE gene encoding phosphoribosyl-ATP diphosphatase gives rise to the protein MFKTLEELIEIIRSRKNATKDKSYTNQLLNNKTLSKEKTEEELQELLEAIQLNKNQTHEAADLIYHLLVLLECNDIKIEDVMDELKKRQQQSGLDEKASR
- the hisA gene encoding 1-(5-phosphoribosyl)-5-[(5-phosphoribosylamino)methylideneamino]imidazole-4-carboxamide isomerase, whose translation is MIIYPAIDLKNQKCVRLYKGDFSKEEIFNDSPLDQAQQFEKLGFQNLHIVDLDRTLSSNNTNLNSIKEIAKNTSLKIQVGGGLRTLENIEEVLRLGVENVVMGTAAVENIDLLKEVSIKYPNQISVGIDVRKGFLALKGWTDQTQLLAFDFVDQIKECPIKSIIFTDIDKDGTKEGVNLEETLKLATISKVPVIASGGVAKIEDVFDIQKTQKIGGVIIGKAIYDGSINLEELVKVK
- the hisB gene encoding imidazoleglycerol-phosphate dehydratase HisB, with protein sequence MRTASIERKTKETSISVDINIDGTGKYDIQTGIGFLDHMLEQVSKHSLIDLKVKAKGDLHIDLHHTTEDTGIAIGEALLKALGEKKGIKRYSHALIPMDETLSRVALDISGRPYLVWNVKLKVEKLGEMDTELFKEWFQGFAQAAGITLHIENIYGDNSHHIIESCYKGLAKALRSALEIDPRQKNSIPSTKGTI
- a CDS encoding GNAT family N-acetyltransferase, with the protein product MTQRVQRYFLEMKNKKDFNPAVCGIFNLKILEQGKEDPQFCKFLYQKIGEDFHWKDRLGWSLEEWKNYLDSKKLKFYTAYIGEEPVGYYEYLNHEETKEVEITYFGIFKNYYGKKVGGYLLSHALETAWKHSPKRVWVHTCTLDHPNALRNYIARGMNIFKKEAVSVPV
- a CDS encoding histidine triad nucleotide-binding protein, translating into MSYDRNNIFAKILRKEIPCDKIYENDHVLAFKDINPQAKIHVLVIPKGAYVNMDDFSQNAKNDEIVALTRALGEVTKIVGLSSYSEGKGYRYIGNNGPDGGQEVPHLHFHIIGGEPLGRMVSKK
- the hisF gene encoding imidazole glycerol phosphate synthase subunit HisF; this translates as MLKKRIIPCLDVKNGRVVKGINFVNLVDAGNPVEQAKIYSDGGADEICFLDITASNENRDILLDTVQKTAEQCFVPLTVGGGVRSIQDIRNLLMAGADKVSINTAAIKNPNLIKEAALQFGSQCIVVAIDVKHVASNKWGVFTHGGREPTELDALEFALLAENNGAGEILLTSMDKDGTKSGYDLQLTKSMTNSLKIPVVASGGVGTLEHIKDGIVKGGASAVLAASIFHFGEFSISQVKEYLNSENVPVRI
- the hisH gene encoding imidazole glycerol phosphate synthase subunit HisH, with the translated sequence MIISIFDYGSGNIKSVSKAVESAANNLQKNVSVQVIHDPKKIKEADKIILPGQGSFKQCAQHLRGIPGVVDELNDFVLNKKKNIFGICVGMQLFADFGEEDGGSKGLGWIQGEVKKIKIINPELKLPHMGWNEIVLKETNPLFQNLSEDKHFYFVHSYEFIAQDQINVAASTFYQDEITVAIFKDNIFGTQFHPEKSQKNGIQILENFISW